Proteins encoded in a region of the Helicobacter colisuis genome:
- a CDS encoding SDR family oxidoreductase, translating into MKNAIAKVVEKFGKFDVISLNAGIHRCNTILDISDEEFDLIIQTNIYGYVNTMRLAIPYMKEEGGSIVINASDQCFVGKSNSFAYGLTKGALGQITKSLSIDLAPKIRVNAVCAGTIRTPMTEKLFQDFANITHNGNTYFYWQSEREKYPLKKIGQPSEVAELIYFLASPKASFITGELYLIDGGLTAGIPH; encoded by the coding sequence ATTAAAAATGCTATTGCCAAAGTGGTAGAAAAATTTGGAAAGTTTGATGTAATTTCTTTAAATGCAGGTATTCATCGTTGCAATACCATTCTTGATATTAGCGATGAAGAGTTTGATTTGATAATCCAAACAAATATTTATGGTTATGTTAATACTATGAGACTTGCTATTCCTTATATGAAAGAAGAGGGTGGAAGTATTGTGATTAATGCTTCGGATCAATGTTTTGTTGGTAAGTCAAATAGTTTTGCATATGGACTTACTAAGGGTGCTTTAGGGCAGATAACAAAGTCTTTAAGTATAGATTTAGCTCCAAAAATTAGAGTAAATGCTGTGTGTGCTGGGACTATTAGAACTCCGATGACAGAGAAGTTATTTCAAGATTTTGCAAACATTACGCATAATGGAAATACATATTTTTATTGGCAGAGCGAAAGAGAAAAATATCCTTTAAAGAAAATAGGACAACCTAGTGAAGTAGCAGAACTTATCTATTTTTTAGCAAGCCCAAAGGCGAGTTTTATTACAGGGGAACTTTATTTGATTGATGGTGGATTGACAGCTGGGATTCCTCATTAA
- a CDS encoding major outer membrane protein, producing the protein MKFIKLSLAASVALGALSTASFAQPLEEAIKGIDVSGYLRYRYNDDRYDNGKGNVDNSNAQHQWRAVADFKTPVVNNIALNFGVWYQTANQNVNHGKGTGNETPGTAQAFTGSGLGSGSDGEFGVREFYATITPDSTATTIKIGKQLLDTPVTNAADGDRGTGILALNSDIPNLTLAAAAFDSWAINEGVAFQDDYSIDKPLYALAGIYGIDTNYGRFGGQLWGFYIDDAVDALVFGELSWQGSLLRAKLQYSYAALNNDADSVFAALYLGGNPGGKPKANISESNDAFVVEVGADFRNYYQLPLNVTLGYITNFADGTAVALEDEGSNVSRKGKIWWQNRGTRISTSALSGYGIQGFGTEQDIDVFYAGVDYSFIDERLNVGLEFAWGENDISSGNNNANNPRGIKKVEFTEITPTISWKHSKQLTLSAFYAFLNNSYDMVAPGASMDDQDRNRFRVEAKYSF; encoded by the coding sequence ATGAAATTTATCAAATTAAGTCTTGCAGCTAGCGTTGCACTAGGTGCATTATCTACAGCGAGCTTTGCTCAACCACTTGAAGAAGCGATTAAGGGAATTGATGTAAGCGGATATTTAAGATACCGATACAATGACGACAGATACGACAATGGAAAGGGTAATGTAGATAATAGTAATGCACAACACCAATGGAGAGCAGTAGCGGATTTCAAAACACCAGTGGTAAATAATATCGCATTAAATTTTGGTGTATGGTATCAAACAGCTAACCAAAATGTAAATCATGGAAAAGGAACAGGAAATGAAACTCCTGGAACAGCTCAGGCATTCACAGGTAGTGGCTTGGGTTCAGGTTCTGATGGTGAGTTTGGTGTAAGAGAGTTTTATGCGACTATTACTCCAGATAGCACAGCGACAACAATCAAAATCGGTAAGCAACTTCTTGATACACCTGTAACCAATGCGGCTGATGGTGATAGAGGAACAGGTATCTTAGCGCTTAATAGCGATATTCCAAATCTTACTTTAGCAGCTGCAGCATTTGATTCTTGGGCTATTAATGAAGGTGTAGCTTTTCAAGATGATTACTCTATTGATAAACCTCTTTATGCTTTAGCGGGTATCTATGGAATTGATACTAACTATGGTCGCTTTGGCGGACAACTTTGGGGATTCTATATCGATGATGCGGTAGATGCTTTAGTATTTGGTGAGCTTTCATGGCAAGGTAGTTTGCTTAGAGCAAAATTACAATACTCTTATGCGGCATTAAATAATGATGCTGATTCTGTGTTTGCTGCACTATATCTTGGTGGAAATCCTGGCGGAAAACCCAAAGCAAATATTTCAGAATCAAATGATGCTTTTGTAGTTGAAGTGGGTGCAGATTTCAGAAATTATTATCAACTTCCACTAAATGTAACTTTGGGATATATTACAAACTTCGCAGATGGAACAGCAGTAGCTCTTGAAGATGAAGGAAGCAATGTATCAAGAAAAGGTAAAATTTGGTGGCAAAATCGTGGAACACGTATTTCTACTTCAGCACTTAGTGGTTATGGTATCCAAGGATTTGGAACAGAGCAAGATATTGATGTATTCTATGCAGGTGTAGATTATAGCTTCATTGATGAGAGATTAAATGTAGGTCTTGAGTTTGCTTGGGGTGAAAATGATATTTCTTCAGGAAATAATAATGCTAACAATCCTCGAGGTATTAAAAAAGTAGAATTCACTGAAATTACTCCAACAATTAGCTGGAAACACAGCAAACAATTAACATTGTCTGCATTCTATGCATTCTTGAATAATAGCTATGATATGGTAGCACCTGGTGCTTCAATGGATGATCAAGATAGAAACAGATTTAGGGTTGAAGCAAAATATAGCTTCTAA